CGCAGAATTGCCCTCAAAGATGTAATAGTGAAGATGGTGTCATGGCTCAAATCGTTTGAAGCCATCGGGGATATCCTTGTATCGATGGATCCAGGCCATGCGGCTTTACCATGGGCTGCAGTAAAACTCCTTTTACAGGTAAGCTCAGTTAACTAAAAGAATAATTAATACCTCTCAGAGGTTCCGCGCGTTGATAGGCTTCGCAGGTCGTCACTAGGGATCAATCCCAGATGGGCTTGGTGCTCATTGGTTTGGAGCAAGTGGCTTGTCTCATCACGCGATGCAAAGTCTATGAGCAGCTGTACCTGGATAACATAGAGCCCCAAAAAATGGTCCATGTTAACGTTATGAAATCACTAAGTCAAGTGATTGTGCAGTTGTACGCTAAACTTCTATCTTTCCTAGCACACTACATTCGATTGATGAACAAGAACGGCGTTGTGAAAGCTTTACACGCACTTTTGAATCCGGATGAGATCTCAGACATGCTATCAGAAATTGGCAGACTTGAAACGAGAACAATCAGGGATGCTGGGTTGTGCGGAAAGAACATGGCTCAACTCGCAATCCACCAAACCAACGAAAAGtttcaagaagctcgagaacAGCTACATGAGCTCGTATCACGCATGGACACGGATACCCTACagctgtggaagaagctcaacgaagatgagagagttaAAATTTTGCAGTGGATATCGGATATACCGTACGAGAGTGATCATTACACGGCAAAAAGTGGAAGAATAGAAGGAACCGGGGGTTGGCTCATTCAGCATGAGACGTATAAAGCCTGGCGTGATGCTAAAGAGTCCACAGTCCTATGGCTAAATGGGATTCGTGAGTATTTGACATATAAGCAACCCCTGCTGGTACTAAAAAAACAAACGGGTCTGACAAGGGACTCAAAGCCGGTGCTGGGAAAACAAAACTCTCGTCAAAAGTGGTCGATGATCTCTTACAGGTTGTGGAGGGTGGCGACGCCGGAGATATGGGATTTGCATACTTTTACTGCGACCGAAATCGAGCGGACCACCAAGACCCAGTGGCAATTCTTCGAAGTCTTATTCGACAACTTTGCGCACCATGCGACACTTCAAGTATTGATGCCTGCGCAGAGCATAAGTACATGGTAAGGAAGCGAAAAGGGTTTGCTAGAGACAGGTTGAGTGGCGAGGAGTGCcacgagctgctgcttcagctggTTGGAGTTCAGAGTGGAACGTACTTGGTTATAGATGGTCTCGATGAATGCGATCGGGAGACGCGTCACGTCTTAATGAATATCCTCGATGATTTGATTGACAAATCAGGGCATCCTGTCAAAATATATATTGCCAGCAGAACGGATCAGGATCTCCGGAGCCGATATCAAGGAGGGACGCACCTAGAAGTGACAGCAAACGACAACCAAGCTGATATTGAAACATTTGTCATCgaaaagatgaagcagagcgATTTCTGCAACACCAAGATGACCTCTACAGTTCGTGAGCAGATTCTCACAACATTTCATGACAAGAGTCAGGGAATGTAAGTTCTACTCCCCTTCACTTCACATGATGGTAGTAGGTAAACTCGTTGGCTAACAGATCTCTAATGGCAAGGTTCCAATGGGCCGTTCTTCATATTTCCGAGCTGCTTGCGCTGAAGCGGAATAATGACATCCTCAAGTACCTGCATCAGCTACCTAGAGGACTAGAAGCAGCCTACGACAAAATCCTTCAAAATATATCGAATCAGAACGGTAGTCAAAAAGACGTAGCCTTTGCAGCATTCAAGATCGTCATGGTGTCTCGGAGACCATTGTCCCCATACGAGCTGGTGGCAGCTGTGGTGCAGGATCCAGAAATGGATTTCTGTATCGACGGTGACGTCGATATCGACTATCTCCTCGAGGTCTGTCATAACCTACTAGTGGTGACCGATGGCTCTCTCGAGAAGCCGGTGGATGCGGAGCATGAGCTTCTCCGAGCAGACTATACAGTTATGGGTGGCTACCAGTATCAGAAGGTCGATGATCCTAGGAACTCTTCGCGACCAGTCAAAACAACACGATCCGGCACAACATTGATCGGCCCCTCTTCCATATGCCGCTTCTCTCACTTATCTGTACAGGAATACCTCGAGAGCAAACATTGGAGCACACATGAATCAGAGGCCTTTATGGCTGGAATCTGTTTAAGAACGCTCCTCTCTTTTCGCATCTCGGACAATCCTACCGACTGGGATTTGCGTAGGAGAGGCATTGCCACTATGGATGAAATAGTTCTTGGCGACCGAACTATATTATCAGTGGCTGAGTTGGAGAAGTCAACAACGTTCCGAGTCATTTGGGAGCCGGAGgctcatgatgaagacggtgtGACAGCTTTAGAACAAATACCAGATTCCCATGATGACCGCCATCACGAGATACGTGGTGTGAAGTCCCAGGCGCCGCCATTCCAATGCTTCGTAGAATTTTCGCATGATTGCGCCTACGACGATAACGAGTCCTACTCAGGCGTCATCTTCGACCCGTATATCGAAGGATACCGAAATACCGGAGTGGAGGGCTGGGCTTCCTATGCTTCTCATACATTTGATTCGCATTTGCGGTGCATGGTATCCGCAAAAGGGCCAGACCCGGCAACTGCTGGTCTACTGGTAGAGTTTTTGGGCAAACCGGGTGAATCAAGCAACTCGTATCGGGCATGGACGGTATTGAATCAGAATAATTATAACTTGACGAAACGACGCCCAAACACATCGCCGAAGGCCCGAAATCTGTTTTCTTCGCGGGCTCTGCTGCGTCCAATATCCGAACCGGCATTGGGCTGTGCCATAATAGGCCTGAAACAAATATTACAGGTCTGGCTTGAGGAGGGGAGCTTGAACAGTAACCTCAAGAACGATAGGGGAGACagcctccttgtcctcgcaATAGAGAGCGAACATGCGCAAGTTTGCGATTTGTTACTCAGGCATGGAGCAGATGCGAACATAAGCGATTTTCGAGGGATGAGCCCTCTTAACATTGCCGTtgggaaaagaaataaagaaatcGTGACGGCACTGCTTAAATCAGGGGCGAGTCCCAATTTCCACTCTTCCCAACTAGAGGATTATCCCCTCATCAGGGCTGTCAAACTCGACGACATCGGAATTGCACGAGAGCTACTTCGGCACGGTGCCGACGTCTCACTTGGCTATCAGAAGATAACTAGTTCATCGCCCCTCATCAAGGCTGTGCTACGATCCAACATGGATCTAGTGGCACTCCTACTTGAGTACGTCCAAAATTTGCCTCGTTGGCAGTACCATGGCATCATTTGGTatgctcttgaagaagccgtcAAAGTCGTACACaattctgctgctgcggtaCTGGGGCTCCTCATGCCACATGCTACCGAGCTGAAGGGCTTGTCGGTTCTTCATACAGCTGTAATGGAAGGGAATTGGACCGCAGCCAACGCGTTGATCAAGCTAAAGATGGATGTCAATACACTAAATGGCAATTTCAACACGCCTTTGCTGTGTATCATGCACAGTGATTGTGAAGAGAAGTCACGAAAAGTGAAACAGCTTATTGAATGGGGGGCCAATGTTAATGCCACAGACATCGATGGACGGACTGCGTTATACGTCTGTATCAATCGATCTATTGGCCGCGAGTCTGAAAGCGATCGCAAAGATGAGTTCGAAAATTCCCGCAGAGAGATCATTTCCTTACTCTTAAACCACGGTGCGAACCCTAACGCTGTAGACAAGAAAGGTACACCCCTGTTGGTGGCCGCCTGCTTAGATGCGTCGGTGCCAGTGAGTATTATCAGGATGCTCATAAACGCAGGGGCCGACGTAAACATGGCAGCAGGAGCTGAATGTCAATTTATGACACCTTTAGACGCCGCCGGAGCCCGCATCACCTCTAACGGCAAAGCCGGTGGTGGGATAGATGAGAATCAGGAAATTGGTAATCAACAAGGCATTGATGATAAAACCGCTTTACAGGAAATGCTCAATGAAGCGCGAGGCGAGAATAATGAGCAGAGCCGGTATACCGGCGACCTATAAGTGTACTGGATCCTGTATAAAGTATATAAGCACAGCAGGACTAGTTACTAGGTAGACTTCACATATAAAACACATTCTGTAGCTAATAGACGGAAATACTACTTAATATAACTGGCTGACCTGATTAATGAGGATGAACTTGATTGAACTGGCTGACCTTTCATCAATCTGGAAAATTTTGATCAATCTAGGCGGCCCTAATCAAACAAACTGATCCTGAATAAACCGACCGTAATTCCTCTATAACTGTAGTTATATTACATAAAATTTCCATCAGCTATTCTGTACAGTGCATGTTCTTTTAGGTCAGCTTTTGCTCTGTAAATGCTATCCAGGCATTGTGGTAACGCAACTTGTGCGGGATATGAGTGTATGAGAAGTACTGACAGTACCCAAGACAACCTCGATGTGGCTGGTGAATGGATAGCGGTGGCTTGCATAATCACGATAAGCCGCATTCGGATTAGCGACCAATTGACGCCACAATTTTGGGGACGCAAAGTTTCTGCCCCACAGAgcgaaggaaaaaaaaaaaaaactggaAGCTCCAAAGTTCGCAGAACTAGAAAAAAACCATCACGACTGCAAGCgcgccagcctcgtcttccgTAATTGAGATTGCTAGACGCTGCACTTTCCGTTTGTTTCAGAATCCTGGATATTCAGCTGCTTAATTTGGAAAGCAACTGCCCAAGATGGTTACGGAAGTcgtgaacaagaagaagcaggaggaggaggtggaatACACCATCAAGCCTCAAGCGGTGACTCCCGCCGTCGACACCAGCCAGTGGCCGCTGCTTCTCAAGAACTATGACAAGCGTGAGTGAAGAATCTATCCTGGTGGTCTTTTTACACTTGTAGGACGAATTTCGGCGCTCAATTGGGCGTGGCGATGCAGTCCAAGCAAAGTTGGAGCGCAAGATGGAAAAACGACAcaagcaccaagaagagcctTTCTGTTGacctttgttcttctttctaGTCCTTGTGCGAACTGGCCACTTCACCCCGATTCCCAATGGATCTGCGCCCCTGAAACGTGATCTCAAATCATACATCAGCTCTGGTGTCATCAACCTGGACAAGCCTTCGAACCCTTCTAGTCACGAGGTTGTGTCCTGGGTTAAGCGAATTCT
Above is a genomic segment from Trichoderma breve strain T069 chromosome 6, whole genome shotgun sequence containing:
- a CDS encoding ankyrin repeat domain-containing protein: MLLLNDQDKELLRLPGDGVEPSFILADVHRLTAEKQKVVQDKAWKINFGGRRIALKDVIVKMVSWLKSFEAIGDILVSMDPGHAALPWAAVKLLLQASQVVTRDQSQMGLVLIGLEQVACLITRCKVYEQLYLDNIEPQKMVHVNVMKSLSQVIVQLYAKLLSFLAHYIRLMNKNGVVKALHALLNPDEISDMLSEIGRLETRTIRDAGLCGKNMAQLAIHQTNEKFQEAREQLHELVSRMDTDTLQLWKKLNEDERVKILQWISDIPYESDHYTAKSGRIEGTGGWLIQHETYKAWRDAKESTVLWLNGIPGAGKTKLSSKVVDDLLQVVEGGDAGDMGFAYFYCDRNRADHQDPVAILRSLIRQLCAPCDTSSIDACAEHKYMVRKRKGFARDRLSGEECHELLLQLVGVQSGTYLVIDGLDECDRETRHVLMNILDDLIDKSGHPVKIYIASRTDQDLRSRYQGGTHLEVTANDNQADIETFVIEKMKQSDFCNTKMTSTVREQILTTFHDKSQGMFQWAVLHISELLALKRNNDILKYLHQLPRGLEAAYDKILQNISNQNGSQKDVAFAAFKIVMVSRRPLSPYELVAAVVQDPEMDFCIDGDVDIDYLLEVCHNLLVVTDGSLEKPVDAEHELLRADYTVMGGYQYQKVDDPRNSSRPVKTTRSGTTLIGPSSICRFSHLSVQEYLESKHWSTHESEAFMAGICLRTLLSFRISDNPTDWDLRRRGIATMDEIVLGDRTILSVAELEKSTTFRVIWEPEAHDEDGVTALEQIPDSHDDRHHEIRGVKSQAPPFQCFVEFSHDCAYDDNESYSGVIFDPYIEGYRNTGVEGWASYASHTFDSHLRCMVSAKGPDPATAGLLVEFLGKPGESSNSYRAWTVLNQNNYNLTKRRPNTSPKARNLFSSRALLRPISEPALGCAIIGLKQILQVWLEEGSLNSNLKNDRGDSLLVLAIESEHAQVCDLLLRHGADANISDFRGMSPLNIAVGKRNKEIVTALLKSGASPNFHSSQLEDYPLIRAVKLDDIGIARELLRHGADVSLGYQKITSSSPLIKAVLRSNMDLVALLLEYVQNLPRWQYHGIIWYALEEAVKVVHNSAAAVLGLLMPHATELKGLSVLHTAVMEGNWTAANALIKLKMDVNTLNGNFNTPLLCIMHSDCEEKSRKVKQLIEWGANVNATDIDGRTALYVCINRSIGREEIISLLLNHGANPNAVDKKDAAGARITSNGKAGGGIDENQEIGNQQGIDDKTALQEMLNEARGENNEQSRYTGDL